A part of Microbulbifer sp. MI-G genomic DNA contains:
- a CDS encoding ATP-binding cassette domain-containing protein has product MSVDQAHALQGKIEVRKLGFQFGEAEAPAFQDVNFTIESGETVAIVGPSGCGKTTLLKCLMRLLEPTEGEILIDGQPLKKLPNYRSQIAGVMQDDQLLAGTVGDNIACFEPQVDLQRIVHCANMACIHEEIMHMPMQYNTLVGDMGTSLSGGQKQRIVMARALYRAPRILFMDEATSHLDMANESLVNQHIQ; this is encoded by the coding sequence ATGAGCGTCGATCAAGCGCATGCGCTGCAGGGCAAAATCGAAGTGCGTAAGCTGGGTTTTCAATTTGGTGAGGCGGAGGCTCCGGCGTTTCAGGATGTCAACTTTACCATTGAATCTGGTGAAACTGTTGCCATTGTCGGTCCCAGCGGCTGTGGCAAGACCACATTGCTCAAATGCCTGATGAGGTTGCTGGAGCCGACCGAAGGGGAAATCCTGATCGATGGCCAACCCCTGAAGAAACTGCCAAATTATCGCAGCCAGATTGCCGGTGTTATGCAGGACGATCAATTACTCGCTGGAACTGTCGGTGACAATATCGCCTGTTTCGAGCCTCAGGTAGATCTCCAACGTATAGTCCACTGCGCGAATATGGCGTGTATCCATGAAGAAATTATGCATATGCCCATGCAATACAACACCCTCGTTGGTGATATGGGCACCAGTCTTAGCGGAGGGCAGAAGCAAAGAATTGTGATGGCGCGCGCCTTATATCGCGCACCCCGCATCCTGTTCATGGACGAAGCAACCAGTCATTTGGATATGGCGAATGAATCGCTGGTTAACCAGCATATTCAGTAG
- a CDS encoding HlyD family secretion protein: MAGLFRQQAMERHADRLHGEILLLPRLSHGVILSLLLVWVALSIIWLFSSNYARKESVTGWLEPASGVVRVYAERSGVIKQVLVREGDQVLKDQPLIVVNGDRILADGKHLESLLLAEYESQQKLVTEQLGRGEKIYRQQLRDLDQRIVASEEDLALLEKQIKTQVRRYDLSAEQAGRYRQLKREGYISSAELDAVIAQELELHAERQDLARSRVNLRNQIRQLESDRLLLPEEFANSGDQLRARLSDLAQQIAQLHGQQAYIVKASRAGVVSNLQAAEGQQAQADIPVLSLVPENHVLTAQLLVPVRSAGFLSAGQPLKIRYDAFPYQKFGLYPGAVLEVSDTVLLPDELLRVPVTVHEPVFRVTAKLAQPTVNAYGRHFSLKPGMTLSADVQLAERSLLQWLLEPIYSLRGRL; this comes from the coding sequence GTGGCAGGGTTGTTCCGTCAGCAAGCCATGGAAAGACACGCAGACCGCCTGCACGGTGAGATTCTGCTCCTGCCTCGCCTTTCACACGGTGTCATTTTGTCATTGCTACTAGTCTGGGTGGCTCTCTCCATCATCTGGCTTTTCAGCAGCAACTATGCTCGCAAGGAAAGCGTAACTGGTTGGCTGGAACCGGCTTCGGGTGTCGTGCGGGTTTACGCTGAGCGCTCGGGAGTTATCAAGCAGGTGCTCGTGCGTGAGGGTGATCAGGTATTGAAGGATCAACCCCTGATTGTGGTCAACGGCGACCGAATATTGGCAGATGGTAAGCACCTCGAGTCCTTATTGTTGGCGGAGTACGAAAGCCAACAAAAATTAGTCACCGAACAGTTGGGGCGTGGCGAGAAAATTTATCGCCAACAACTGCGTGATCTTGACCAGCGCATTGTTGCCAGTGAGGAAGACCTGGCTCTGCTCGAAAAACAGATAAAGACCCAGGTCCGCCGTTACGACTTGAGTGCAGAACAGGCGGGGCGCTATCGACAACTCAAGCGTGAAGGTTATATTTCCTCGGCGGAGCTGGACGCGGTTATTGCCCAGGAATTGGAGCTGCACGCCGAACGTCAGGATCTCGCGCGCAGCCGGGTGAATCTGCGCAACCAGATTCGGCAACTGGAAAGTGATCGCCTGCTGCTTCCCGAAGAGTTTGCCAACAGCGGTGACCAGTTGCGCGCGCGCCTTTCTGACCTCGCCCAGCAGATTGCCCAACTGCATGGTCAGCAGGCCTATATCGTCAAGGCTTCCCGAGCCGGAGTTGTCAGTAATCTGCAGGCGGCTGAGGGCCAGCAGGCACAAGCCGATATCCCGGTTTTATCTTTGGTGCCGGAGAATCACGTACTCACGGCACAGTTGCTGGTGCCGGTGCGCTCTGCGGGTTTTCTCAGTGCAGGCCAGCCCTTGAAAATTCGCTACGATGCCTTTCCCTACCAAAAATTTGGCCTTTACCCCGGTGCCGTGCTGGAGGTATCCGATACCGTACTGCTGCCCGATGAGCTGCTCCGTGTTCCTGTCACAGTGCACGAGCCGGTGTTCAGGGTCACGGCAAAACTGGCACAACCGACGGTTAATGCCTATGGCCGGCACTTTTCCCTCAAGCCGGGCATGACCCTGTCTGCCGATGTGCAACTGGCGGAACGGAGCTTGCTGCAATGGCTGCTGGAGCCCATTTACAGCCTGCGGGGGCGCCTGTGA
- a CDS encoding IS3 family transposase (programmed frameshift), with the protein MSKRPGYSPEVRERAVRMVLTGEHERQSRWAAITSIASKIGCTPETLRSWINKMEVDNGTRPGTTSSDAARLKELEREVRELKRANEILRKAAAFFCPGGARPQTEVMVAFIDQEREAYGVESICEILPIAPSTFYRCKHLQANPEQRCARAQRDDELKPEIQRIYEENHRVYGACKVWKQLNREDIKVTRCTVERLMKVLQLEGVRRGKRCVMTIPDELADKPLDLVNREFTAERPNQLWVADITYVATWSGFVYVAFVVDVFSRYIVGWRVLKSLQTDIVLDALEQALWARGKPRGVTHHSDRGSQYLSIRYTERLSEAGFHMSVGSVGDSYDNALAETINGLFKAEVIHRAGPWKGLDEVEHATLTWVDWFNHRRILGPIGDMPPAEYENLYYQQAESAQAA; encoded by the exons ATGAGCAAACGACCTGGATACTCTCCCGAAGTACGGGAACGCGCAGTTCGCATGGTATTGACCGGCGAGCACGAGCGCCAATCACGCTGGGCAGCGATCACATCTATCGCTTCCAAGATCGGCTGCACACCCGAGACCCTACGATCATGGATCAACAAGATGGAAGTCGACAATGGTACCAGGCCCGGCACCACCAGCAGCGACGCAGCCCGTCTCAAAGAGCTGGAGCGCGAAGTCCGCGAGCTGAAACGCGCTAACGAGATCTTGCGCAAGGCTGCCGCTTT TTTTTGCCCAGGCGGAGCTCGACCGCAAACCGAAGTAATGGTGGCATTCATTGACCAGGAGCGTGAGGCGTACGGTGTCGAGTCAATCTGTGAGATTCTGCCGATTGCACCATCGACCTTTTACCGCTGCAAGCATCTACAGGCCAATCCAGAGCAACGCTGTGCGCGCGCTCAACGTGACGATGAGCTGAAGCCTGAGATCCAGCGGATCTACGAAGAAAACCACCGCGTCTATGGTGCATGCAAGGTCTGGAAGCAGCTTAACCGTGAAGACATAAAGGTCACCCGCTGCACAGTTGAACGGCTGATGAAGGTACTGCAATTGGAAGGTGTTCGAAGAGGCAAACGTTGCGTTATGACTATCCCGGATGAGCTGGCCGATAAGCCGCTGGATCTGGTGAATCGCGAGTTTACGGCAGAGCGCCCCAACCAGCTTTGGGTGGCCGACATAACCTATGTCGCAACTTGGTCTGGTTTTGTTTATGTCGCATTCGTTGTCGACGTATTCTCTCGCTACATCGTTGGCTGGCGCGTATTAAAGAGCCTTCAAACCGACATTGTGCTTGATGCTCTGGAGCAGGCACTCTGGGCACGAGGTAAGCCCCGTGGCGTTACCCATCACAGTGATCGAGGTAGTCAGTATCTGTCGATTCGATATACCGAGCGGCTTAGTGAGGCGGGTTTCCATATGTCAGTCGGCAGTGTCGGCGACTCCTACGACAACGCACTGGCAGAAACTATCAACGGTTTATTCAAGGCGGAGGTCATCCACAGGGCAGGTCCCTGGAAAGGGCTGGATGAGGTTGAACATGCAACCTTGACCTGGGTCGACTGGTTTAACCATCGCCGCATTCTTGGGCCAATTGGCGATATGCCTCCAGCTGAATACGAAAACCTGTATTATCAACAAGCCGAGTCTGCCCAAGCGGCATGA
- a CDS encoding transposase, with protein sequence MKVRKRIEEGFGWGKTIGLIRQVKVRGLARVKEVFTLTFIGWNLTRISNLQRGSA encoded by the coding sequence ATGAAGGTACGCAAGCGAATTGAGGAGGGTTTCGGTTGGGGCAAAACCATTGGCCTGATTCGCCAAGTAAAAGTCCGCGGGTTAGCGCGGGTCAAGGAGGTATTTACCCTCACCTTTATCGGTTGGAATCTAACCCGAATAAGCAATTTACAAAGGGGATCCGCTTAA
- a CDS encoding PadR family transcriptional regulator codes for MPKRNDLNQFGRFTEPAVLILISLAECPRHGYAIARDIDQVTGYKPGPGTLYGALGRLETRGFIRPQSEDHIDGRCVYELTSTGQKALSERLDAMAAVGRIGRNRLDGCPV; via the coding sequence ATGCCGAAACGCAACGACCTTAACCAGTTCGGCCGATTCACCGAACCCGCTGTTCTGATTCTTATCAGTCTGGCGGAGTGTCCTCGACATGGCTATGCGATTGCCCGGGACATTGATCAAGTAACCGGTTACAAGCCGGGGCCCGGGACACTCTACGGTGCACTTGGTCGTCTTGAGACGCGTGGATTTATCCGGCCACAGTCTGAAGATCACATAGATGGACGCTGCGTGTACGAGCTGACCTCGACAGGGCAAAAAGCACTGAGTGAGCGTTTGGATGCAATGGCAGCAGTAGGGCGTATTGGTCGGAATCGACTTGACGGGTGCCCGGTATGA
- the tnpA gene encoding IS66 family insertion sequence element accessory protein TnpA, with protein MAAQSKTDFWQQHTSAWKNSDLSQAAYCQQHELKLSTFTYWRNKQNRLQPKLIPVPMPVLETSVELALPGGIQMQLPASALEQTLHLLWRLLREQR; from the coding sequence ATGGCCGCCCAGAGTAAAACCGATTTCTGGCAGCAGCACACCAGCGCCTGGAAGAACAGCGATCTATCCCAAGCAGCCTACTGCCAGCAGCATGAGCTAAAGCTCAGCACCTTCACCTATTGGCGCAACAAGCAGAACAGGCTCCAGCCAAAGCTGATACCGGTGCCCATGCCAGTTTTGGAAACCTCGGTTGAGCTGGCATTGCCTGGCGGTATCCAGATGCAGTTACCAGCATCAGCCCTTGAGCAAACCCTTCACTTGCTCTGGCGCCTACTACGGGAGCAGAGGTGA
- a CDS encoding efflux RND transporter permease subunit, with amino-acid sequence MNKLIEWWARNSVAANLMMVGIFVTGLLSFGSMEREMDPQVRFPGLEIAVSWPGAAPQEVEEQIVARIEEAVSDLDNIDWVRSTSAEGYGGVYILAESDVDFPRFMNEVKIRVDSISSFPRSIEPPQVRQWVNRDEYIRVAIHGNLGERELKRLAEQLRREAVALPAISVVELFGTRMEEVSIEVSEQALRRYGMTFQEVADAIRTSSLNQSAGSVRTEVGTYQLKVRNQADTKREFADIIVRQTADGGTIRIGDIANVVDGFVDNEILATLNGEPAVLLQVMTTETMDIVTASDAISQWIAERSETLPTGAKLTLWTDDAVDFKGRMNTIGTSAFQGLLLVLLVLVFSLRPKVALWVAIGIATAYAGAFVLLPSVGVSLNMLSTFAFLLVLGIVVDDAIVVGESIHTESHRPEHQKPGGSLSAAVLGTQLVAKPVVFAVVTTILAFLPWIFLPGPTSEFTRHITWVVILALTFSLVECLFILPAHLRNLKPRTRLGRFGRVQKRIADGIVHFAHRYYRRIGQWAVERRYLTLSIFITTLMIGIGMFGSGWVKKGFMHEIESDEVTVNVVMPEGAPYSRALEILAQLQDAEKRLEEEVNQRTDGQGVLIENWYTRSRRDSVMAIVQLAPPEVRDMSAKEAALRLRELIGEIPDAKEVSVRYALNDSGPGFELSIRHPDLDVLRAATADLEAQLRTYESLYDVRNNLESASEEIRIDLKPGATKLGLTLAEVNRQVRQAYFGEEVQRLPRAGQDVKVMVRYPLTSRRSIESLKDFRVRTADGREVPLLAIAELEYAPGIKRIQRWNGNRAARVMADLKDDVRGDIMQDLNENFFPNWEKRYPGIIRGAVGQAEGQKKFISNVLKLYTTAFFAMYSLLAIAFRSYSQPILILIAIPFAFIGAIFGHAVTGMTLAIFSYFGIAAAAGVVVNDNLVLMDHCNRLREGGMKPLKAIVEAGVARFRPILLTTVTTIVGLLPMMLEQSIQAAFLQPIVVALASGVFVAFFVTLLLVPSLYAIGQDISALGARLRNLILRGTQRAHSS; translated from the coding sequence ATGAACAAGTTGATCGAATGGTGGGCGCGCAACAGCGTCGCCGCCAACCTGATGATGGTGGGTATTTTTGTCACTGGCCTCCTCAGCTTTGGCAGCATGGAACGGGAAATGGACCCGCAGGTGCGTTTCCCGGGGCTGGAAATCGCAGTCTCCTGGCCAGGAGCAGCGCCACAGGAAGTGGAGGAACAGATTGTGGCCCGAATCGAAGAGGCCGTCAGCGATCTCGACAATATCGATTGGGTACGCTCTACATCGGCCGAAGGCTATGGCGGTGTCTATATCCTGGCGGAAAGTGATGTCGACTTTCCCCGTTTTATGAACGAGGTCAAAATCCGTGTCGACAGCATCTCCTCTTTCCCCCGCAGCATAGAACCTCCACAGGTACGCCAATGGGTCAACCGCGATGAGTACATCCGCGTTGCCATACACGGTAACCTGGGTGAGCGTGAGCTGAAGCGCCTGGCTGAGCAATTGCGACGCGAAGCCGTCGCCCTGCCCGCCATCTCGGTGGTGGAGCTGTTCGGCACCCGCATGGAGGAAGTCTCCATTGAGGTCAGCGAGCAAGCGCTGCGCCGCTACGGCATGACGTTTCAGGAAGTGGCTGACGCCATACGCACCAGCTCCCTCAACCAGTCCGCCGGTAGCGTGCGCACAGAGGTGGGCACCTACCAACTCAAAGTCCGCAACCAGGCCGATACCAAGCGGGAGTTTGCCGATATTATCGTGCGCCAGACCGCCGATGGCGGCACCATTCGCATCGGCGATATCGCCAATGTTGTAGACGGTTTCGTGGACAACGAAATCCTCGCCACACTGAACGGTGAGCCCGCGGTGCTGCTACAAGTGATGACCACCGAAACGATGGATATTGTCACCGCTTCCGACGCCATCAGCCAGTGGATTGCCGAACGCAGCGAAACATTGCCCACCGGAGCCAAACTGACCCTGTGGACCGATGACGCCGTGGACTTCAAAGGCCGCATGAATACCATAGGTACTTCTGCGTTTCAGGGGCTGCTGCTGGTCTTGCTGGTATTGGTTTTCAGCCTGCGGCCAAAAGTCGCCCTATGGGTGGCGATAGGCATTGCCACGGCCTACGCCGGTGCATTTGTCCTGCTGCCCAGCGTAGGGGTATCCCTCAACATGCTATCCACCTTCGCTTTCCTGCTGGTGCTGGGTATCGTTGTCGACGACGCCATTGTGGTGGGGGAGAGTATCCATACCGAATCCCACCGCCCGGAACACCAGAAGCCAGGTGGCAGCCTGAGCGCCGCGGTACTGGGCACACAGCTGGTGGCCAAACCGGTCGTTTTTGCCGTGGTGACCACGATCCTTGCCTTCCTGCCATGGATTTTTCTCCCCGGTCCCACCAGTGAATTCACCCGCCACATCACTTGGGTGGTGATCCTTGCACTAACATTCTCCCTGGTCGAGTGCCTGTTTATCCTGCCCGCACACTTGCGCAACCTCAAGCCGCGCACCAGGCTCGGCCGGTTTGGGCGTGTGCAAAAGCGCATTGCCGATGGCATTGTCCATTTTGCCCACAGATACTACCGCCGCATTGGCCAGTGGGCTGTGGAACGGCGCTACCTGACACTGAGCATTTTTATCACCACCCTGATGATCGGTATAGGCATGTTTGGCAGTGGCTGGGTGAAGAAAGGCTTTATGCATGAAATTGAATCCGATGAAGTGACTGTCAATGTCGTGATGCCCGAAGGCGCACCCTACAGCCGTGCACTGGAAATACTGGCCCAACTGCAGGACGCGGAAAAACGCCTTGAGGAAGAGGTAAACCAACGCACAGACGGCCAGGGTGTGCTCATTGAGAACTGGTATACCCGCTCCCGTCGCGACAGTGTAATGGCCATAGTACAACTGGCCCCGCCGGAAGTGCGGGATATGTCCGCCAAAGAGGCCGCCCTGCGCCTGCGGGAGCTGATCGGCGAGATCCCCGATGCGAAAGAGGTTTCAGTACGCTATGCACTCAATGACAGTGGCCCCGGATTTGAACTGTCCATCCGCCACCCGGACCTGGATGTGCTGCGCGCCGCCACCGCCGACCTGGAGGCTCAGCTGCGCACTTATGAAAGCCTCTACGACGTGCGCAACAATCTCGAAAGTGCCTCCGAGGAAATCCGCATTGATCTCAAGCCCGGTGCAACCAAACTCGGGTTGACGCTGGCGGAGGTCAACCGCCAGGTGCGGCAGGCGTACTTCGGTGAAGAAGTGCAGCGCCTGCCCCGTGCCGGCCAGGACGTCAAGGTAATGGTGCGCTATCCGCTGACTTCGCGTCGCTCCATTGAAAGCCTGAAAGATTTCCGCGTGCGCACCGCAGACGGGCGCGAGGTACCCTTGCTGGCTATCGCCGAGCTGGAATACGCACCGGGCATTAAGCGCATCCAGCGCTGGAACGGCAATCGCGCTGCGCGGGTAATGGCGGACCTGAAAGACGATGTGCGCGGCGACATCATGCAGGACCTGAATGAAAACTTTTTCCCCAATTGGGAAAAACGCTATCCAGGCATTATTCGCGGCGCTGTGGGCCAGGCGGAGGGCCAAAAGAAATTCATTTCAAATGTGCTGAAACTCTACACTACAGCCTTCTTTGCCATGTACAGTCTGCTGGCGATCGCCTTCCGCAGTTACTCCCAGCCGATCCTGATCCTGATCGCCATTCCCTTCGCCTTTATTGGCGCCATCTTTGGCCACGCAGTTACCGGCATGACCTTGGCCATCTTTAGCTACTTTGGCATCGCTGCCGCAGCCGGAGTGGTGGTCAATGACAACCTCGTACTAATGGACCACTGCAACCGGCTGCGCGAGGGAGGCATGAAACCACTCAAGGCGATTGTGGAGGCCGGCGTTGCCCGATTCCGCCCGATACTGCTGACCACGGTCACTACGATTGTCGGTCTGCTGCCAATGATGCTTGAACAGAGTATCCAGGCCGCCTTTCTGCAACCCATTGTGGTAGCGCTGGCCTCGGGCGTTTTTGTGGCCTTTTTCGTCACCCTGCTGCTGGTACCGTCACTGTATGCGATTGGGCAAGATATCAGTGCGCTCGGCGCAAGACTGCGAAACCTGATTTTGCGCGGTACACAACGTGCACATTCTTCATAA
- a CDS encoding MarC family protein, producing the protein MTPLIKHALIVFMAFFAIMNPIANTTVFAGLSGDKDKFEKTKIALKALTITFIIILLFALLGKSIFHMFGITLPALRIAGGVIVFLVGYHMLQGASSKLHTSQKTDGADIAVSPMAVPLLAGPGTIATAMSYSAADGWPEIIVTIVVFAILCIITFFCFIFSSKILSAVGKSGLDIITRLMGLILAVIGVQMMIVGVQTAMQIQTLS; encoded by the coding sequence ATGACCCCACTGATTAAACACGCCTTAATAGTTTTTATGGCGTTTTTTGCAATTATGAACCCGATAGCAAATACAACGGTATTTGCGGGGCTGAGCGGGGACAAGGACAAGTTTGAGAAGACTAAAATTGCACTTAAGGCCCTGACCATAACCTTTATCATCATTCTATTATTTGCCCTGCTCGGTAAATCCATCTTTCACATGTTTGGTATCACGCTTCCTGCCTTGCGCATTGCAGGAGGGGTTATCGTCTTTTTGGTTGGCTACCATATGCTCCAGGGAGCAAGTTCCAAGTTACATACGTCTCAAAAGACCGATGGTGCCGATATTGCTGTTTCCCCTATGGCCGTACCGCTCCTGGCTGGGCCGGGCACTATTGCTACAGCAATGAGTTATTCGGCTGCAGATGGATGGCCAGAAATCATTGTGACAATAGTTGTGTTTGCGATTCTGTGTATTATCACTTTTTTCTGTTTTATTTTTAGTTCGAAAATTTTATCGGCAGTCGGTAAGAGCGGACTTGATATTATCACACGTTTAATGGGGCTGATCCTGGCAGTCATTGGCGTGCAAATGATGATAGTAGGTGTTCAGACTGCTATGCAGATCCAGAC
- a CDS encoding efflux RND transporter periplasmic adaptor subunit, translated as MKNKYLRAAAPVLVLAVGFGVVQWMSAAKPAPEKKEEEQRLVSLLYTEAREESVLLTVTTQGVVRPHTEIDLTPEVSGRITHISASFAEGAGFKAGETLIQLDDANYRLALARAEAGVAQAQVLLLQAQAQASIKRQQWLSANPDKEPTPLQVNEPQVKEAEANLHSAKAELADATRNLARTRVKLPFRGRVIRRDAGVGQYVSTGTPLGRVFATDLVEVRLPLTDSQLMELGLPMGFVSSTAHPGPIVTLSAQVGQTQRQWRGHIVRTQAAIDQQTRLIYAIAEVRDPYGKGASDGVPLAAGLFVTAQAEGVQAHQALVLPREALRNADTVYVIDENNRLDIRTVEVVSTSENRVVVTAGLADGEKVVTSAIANAVDGMQVQPVTQLAQK; from the coding sequence ATGAAAAACAAATACTTGAGAGCTGCGGCACCGGTCCTGGTGCTGGCAGTGGGTTTTGGGGTCGTACAATGGATGTCTGCCGCCAAACCGGCGCCGGAAAAAAAAGAGGAGGAGCAACGCCTGGTATCGTTACTCTATACCGAGGCCCGGGAAGAATCGGTTCTGCTTACCGTCACCACTCAGGGGGTAGTGCGCCCACATACCGAAATAGACCTCACCCCTGAGGTTTCCGGCCGCATCACCCATATTTCCGCCAGTTTCGCCGAGGGCGCCGGGTTTAAAGCCGGTGAAACCCTGATCCAGCTGGACGATGCCAACTACCGCCTTGCGCTGGCCCGAGCCGAGGCCGGGGTAGCGCAGGCCCAAGTACTCCTGCTACAGGCACAGGCGCAAGCCAGCATCAAGCGCCAGCAGTGGCTTTCTGCCAACCCGGATAAAGAACCGACGCCCTTGCAGGTCAATGAACCCCAGGTGAAGGAAGCCGAGGCCAACCTGCACTCCGCCAAGGCGGAACTTGCCGATGCAACACGCAACTTGGCGCGTACCCGTGTCAAGTTGCCATTCCGGGGCCGCGTGATCCGCCGCGACGCAGGTGTGGGCCAGTATGTCAGTACCGGCACGCCGCTCGGGCGTGTATTTGCCACTGACCTTGTGGAAGTGCGACTGCCGCTCACCGATTCCCAACTGATGGAACTGGGACTGCCCATGGGCTTTGTCTCCTCGACGGCCCATCCCGGACCGATCGTCACCTTGTCCGCCCAGGTGGGTCAGACCCAGCGCCAGTGGCGGGGACACATCGTGCGCACCCAGGCGGCCATCGACCAGCAAACGCGTTTGATATACGCCATCGCAGAAGTGCGCGACCCCTATGGCAAAGGGGCCAGCGACGGGGTACCCCTGGCAGCAGGACTGTTTGTGACCGCACAGGCAGAAGGTGTACAGGCTCACCAGGCGTTGGTATTGCCCCGGGAGGCTCTGCGCAATGCCGATACGGTATACGTGATAGATGAGAATAACCGCCTGGATATTCGCACCGTAGAGGTAGTGTCCACCTCGGAAAATCGCGTCGTGGTCACCGCCGGCCTGGCCGACGGCGAAAAAGTGGTGACTTCCGCCATTGCCAATGCCGTGGATGGCATGCAGGTACAGCCCGTCACCCAACTGGCCCAAAAATAA
- a CDS encoding IS4 family transposase: MQRLRSLVQTPGEAALGFPIARLVAITAYGSGALLDMAYAPFQGKGTGEHSLLRSMLDNFSEGDIVVADRYYTFYFLIAELQSRGVDIVMQQHATRRTDFCKGQRLDSRDHLVEWRKPAKPKWMERDYYEQFPDKLPARELQAGKKVLVTTLLSNKAAPRKQLSNLYNNRWQVELNLREIKTTLGMDILRCKTPEMVVKEIWVYLLTYKSYSLANESISSTKRYTP; encoded by the coding sequence GTGCAACGGCTTCGTAGTCTGGTACAAACGCCTGGAGAAGCAGCGCTTGGATTTCCTATTGCGCGGTTGGTGGCTATCACAGCTTATGGCAGCGGGGCTTTACTTGATATGGCTTACGCCCCTTTTCAAGGCAAGGGGACTGGAGAGCACAGTCTACTGCGCAGCATGCTTGACAACTTTTCTGAAGGTGACATCGTTGTTGCTGATCGATATTACACCTTCTATTTTCTAATTGCAGAATTACAGTCACGCGGTGTTGATATTGTTATGCAGCAACACGCTACACGCCGAACAGACTTTTGCAAAGGGCAGCGCCTTGACAGTAGGGATCATCTTGTAGAGTGGCGCAAGCCAGCAAAACCCAAGTGGATGGAGAGGGACTACTACGAGCAATTTCCAGATAAGCTGCCTGCTCGAGAGCTACAGGCAGGGAAAAAAGTACTGGTTACCACGCTATTATCCAATAAAGCAGCACCTCGCAAGCAGCTGAGTAATTTGTATAACAACCGCTGGCAGGTCGAGCTTAATCTGAGAGAGATTAAGACCACGCTGGGAATGGATATTCTCCGCTGCAAGACACCAGAGATGGTTGTTAAAGAGATCTGGGTATATCTACTCACCTACAAATCTTATTCGCTGGCTAATGAATCGATCAGCAGCACAAAAAGATATACACCCTAA
- the tnpA gene encoding IS200/IS605 family transposase has translation MQAEHVHLLVKVPPKVSASKLLGVVKRKSALRVFTRFPYLGKKPYWGNHFWEKGYCVVDEL, from the coding sequence GTGCAAGCTGAGCATGTGCATCTTTTGGTGAAAGTACCGCCAAAGGTGTCGGCCTCGAAGTTATTGGGAGTGGTCAAAAGAAAGTCGGCGCTGAGGGTTTTCACACGATTTCCATATCTCGGGAAGAAGCCCTATTGGGGTAATCATTTTTGGGAGAAAGGGTACTGCGTAGTAGATGAGTTATAA